The window TTGACATAAATTTGACAATTTTTACAAAAATTTTACATATTGGATACTAACTCTACTTTCATACTACTGTTTGTATATCTTGGCATAATAATATTTAAAGCATTGATTTGGGGACTTTAAACATAATAGAAATTAGTAATGTTTTATGGTTTAAATGCGATTTAGATTTATTATTTTAAAAAGTTGTGACATTTTAAGAATTAAAAGCTAAAATATGATTAACGAACATTAAGTGACGTATTAAGTGACACTTTTTTATTGATTAAGTGACATTGACAAACATATTAAGTGACATCATTGATTAAAAACTTTTACTATGATATTATCTTTACAACTCTACCAACAATATTAAAAATTTCCTGTGTTTCTTCTGTTATTTCAAAACTGTCAAATGATGGATTTAAGCTTTTAATAAAAAAATTTCCATTAGGTTTTATTTGTAACATTTTAACCATAAAAATATTTCTAAAATTTATTACATATAAATCATCTCCATTAAATTTTGAAGATATGTCAATAATAACCCAGTCTCCAGAATTTAATTTTGGTTGCATACTGTTACCTTTTACAAGAACAGCTCTTAAATTTTTTTCATTTTTGGGTGTTTTAAACAAATTTTTAGGTATGCACATTATTTTGCTAGTATCTGTAACATTAATCCCCTCTATATCCGAATCAGTTCCAGCACTTGCATTGTTGCTTAAAATTTTCACACAATATCCATCTATATCAACATTTTGTGTATTTTCTTTACCCATAAAAACATAGTCACTAGATAAATTTTTATTCTTTATTATTTTAAATATTAGTTCGTATGGTATAGAATTTCTAGTTCTCCAATTGCTAAAAGTAGCAGGTTTTACATCGTATTCCCTACAAAATTCAGCATCATTAGATATTTTTAAGGAACTAAACAATCTGTTGAATATACCATCTATATCATTCATTTTTCCAACCTCATTAAAATTAAAATACACAAACTATTGACTTATGTTTTCAATTTGTGTATAATTCTTTCAATCTTTTGAATTGATTTTACAATAAGTCAATACAAACTTTCAAAAAATTGTCAGTTTGTATTATACATAAATTTTTGAATTTTACGAAAGGTGTAAAAATGTCACTAAGCGAAAAATTTAATAATCGTTGCATTAATAGAA of the Campylobacter ureolyticus ACS-301-V-Sch3b genome contains:
- a CDS encoding S24 family peptidase, whose product is MNDIDGIFNRLFSSLKISNDAEFCREYDVKPATFSNWRTRNSIPYELIFKIIKNKNLSSDYVFMGKENTQNVDIDGYCVKILSNNASAGTDSDIEGINVTDTSKIMCIPKNLFKTPKNEKNLRAVLVKGNSMQPKLNSGDWVIIDISSKFNGDDLYVINFRNIFMVKMLQIKPNGNFFIKSLNPSFDSFEITEETQEIFNIVGRVVKIIS